The proteins below are encoded in one region of Dehalococcoidia bacterium:
- a CDS encoding SBBP repeat-containing protein, translating into MYKSERANGVLAILMILSMLGVLLLALISPATASAAGLVEQASAVEAAEWYGSYLGGSNYDYGESIAVDNTGNSYVTGRTKSTDFPVTTGAYQATGAGGYDVFITKFSSSVNLIYGTYLGGAGTDYGRSIAVDNAGNVYVTGYTNSTDFPVTTGAYQATGAGGYDVFITKFSSTGNMAYSTYFGGTGLDDANSIAVDNTGNIYITGYTASLADFPVTEGAYQSTSQGLRDAFLAKFNSDGNLVYSTYFGGADEDTAYGIAVDDMGNMYIAGKTKSTNFPTTPDAYQTTYGGSSLDAFVAKFNAAGNLAYSTYLGGSGSDNAFSITMDNTGKFYIAGSTNSTDFPLTADAYQTTLSGTTDTFLVQFSSSGNLVYSTYFGGSGIDQANGIAVDNTENIYITGCTSSTDFPITASAYQTAHGGGTTDAFVTRFGPGGNLAYSTYLGGSGSTDQGSSIAADITGNAYISGYTNSTNFPVTPNSYQTTHGGGTYDAFFARMTVAASPAPVAAFSAAPTSGDAPLTVNFTDESTGTAPLTYAWDFDNDGTPDSTDQNPIYIYTISGIHTVKLTATNAYGSDDEVKTAYITVNAALVAPTAAFTASPTSGTAPLAVSFSDQSTGTAPLTYAWDFDNDGVVDSTDQNPSHVYSAVGTYTVKLTVTNAASSDDEVKTDYITVNSAPVAPTAAFIASPTSGTAPLAVSFSDQSTGTAPLTYAWDFDNDGVVDSTDQNPSHVYSAVGTYTVKLTVANAGGSDDEIKTGFITVTMSSTPAWDLNGDGVCNIGDVVVIGLHWGDTGTPGWIPEDLNNDGAINIGDVVVIGLHWGESW; encoded by the coding sequence ATGTACAAGAGTGAGAGAGCAAACGGAGTGTTGGCGATACTAATGATTCTATCGATGCTTGGTGTGCTGTTGCTGGCTCTGATTTCGCCGGCGACAGCCTCGGCTGCCGGACTAGTGGAGCAGGCTTCGGCGGTGGAGGCGGCAGAATGGTACGGGAGTTATCTTGGAGGATCCAATTACGACTATGGGGAAAGCATTGCAGTGGACAATACGGGGAACAGCTACGTAACCGGACGTACAAAATCTACAGACTTCCCCGTCACCACAGGTGCCTACCAGGCAACCGGAGCCGGCGGGTATGACGTCTTCATAACCAAGTTCAGTTCCAGCGTTAACCTGATTTATGGCACTTATCTCGGGGGCGCCGGCACTGATTACGGCAGAAGTATTGCTGTAGACAACGCCGGTAACGTCTACGTCACAGGCTATACAAACTCTACAGATTTCCCCGTTACCACAGGTGCCTACCAGGCAACCGGAGCCGGCGGGTATGATGTCTTCATAACCAAGTTCAGTTCCACCGGCAACATGGCCTACAGCACCTATTTTGGTGGCACCGGTCTTGACGATGCAAACAGTATCGCCGTAGACAATACAGGGAACATCTACATCACCGGATACACTGCTTCTCTTGCAGACTTCCCTGTTACCGAGGGTGCCTATCAGTCTACCAGTCAGGGTTTGCGGGATGCTTTCCTAGCCAAGTTCAATTCAGACGGCAACTTGGTCTACAGCACCTACTTCGGAGGGGCCGATGAAGATACTGCATACGGCATTGCCGTGGACGATATGGGAAACATGTACATAGCCGGAAAGACAAAGTCAACGAATTTCCCAACTACCCCCGATGCTTATCAGACAACATACGGGGGAAGTAGCCTCGATGCTTTCGTAGCCAAATTCAATGCAGCTGGCAATCTGGCCTATAGCACCTATCTCGGAGGTTCCGGTTCTGACAATGCATTTAGTATTACCATGGACAATACAGGGAAATTCTACATCGCCGGATCCACAAACTCCACAGACTTCCCCCTTACCGCGGATGCTTATCAAACAACACTTAGTGGCACCACTGACACCTTCTTGGTCCAGTTCAGTTCCAGCGGCAACCTGGTCTACAGCACCTATTTCGGAGGTTCCGGTATTGACCAGGCAAACGGCATAGCTGTGGACAATACAGAAAACATCTACATCACCGGATGCACTAGCTCTACAGATTTCCCCATTACCGCAAGCGCCTATCAGACAGCCCATGGTGGAGGTACTACGGACGCCTTCGTAACTAGGTTTGGCCCTGGCGGTAACCTGGCCTACAGCACTTACCTCGGCGGCTCTGGTTCCACCGACCAAGGAAGTAGTATTGCAGCGGATATCACCGGAAACGCCTATATCAGCGGATATACAAACTCTACAAACTTCCCCGTTACACCAAACAGTTACCAAACAACCCATGGCGGGGGAACCTATGATGCTTTCTTTGCTAGAATGACAGTAGCTGCATCTCCAGCTCCCGTGGCTGCCTTTAGCGCTGCCCCCACCAGTGGAGATGCTCCGCTGACTGTCAACTTCACTGACGAGTCAACAGGCACAGCACCGCTCACCTATGCCTGGGACTTCGACAACGACGGCACACCGGATTCCACCGACCAGAACCCGATCTATATCTATACCATTAGCGGTATTCATACGGTTAAGCTGACTGCCACGAATGCCTATGGCAGTGATGATGAGGTCAAGACTGCCTACATCACCGTCAACGCGGCACTGGTGGCCCCGACGGCGGCCTTCACAGCCAGCCCGACCAGCGGCACGGCTCCTCTTGCCGTTAGCTTCAGTGACCAGTCAACGGGCACAGCTCCATTAACTTATGCTTGGGACTTCGATAACGACGGTGTGGTCGACTCTACTGATCAGAATCCATCTCATGTCTACAGTGCTGTCGGCACCTACACGGTCAAACTTACGGTGACCAACGCCGCTTCCAGTGACGATGAGGTGAAGACCGATTACATCACCGTCAACTCGGCACCGGTGGCCCCGACGGCGGCTTTCATTGCCAGCCCGACCAGCGGCACGGCTCCTCTTGCCGTTAGCTTCAGCGACCAGTCAACGGGCACAGCTCCATTAACTTATGCTTGGGACTTCGATAACGACGGTGTGGTCGACTCTACTGATCAGAATCCATCTCATGTCTATAGTGCTGTCGGCACCTACACGGTCAAGCTCACAGTGGCCAATGCCGGCGGCAGTGATGACGAGATAAAGACCGGCTTTATCACGGTGACAATGTCTTCTACTCCGGCGTGGGACCTGAACGGTGACGGAGTCTGCAACATCGGGGATGTGGTGGTGATCGGTCTGCACTGGGGCGATACAGGGACCCCGGGCTGGATTCCTGAAGACCTGAACAACGATGGCGCCATCAATATTGGCGACGTGGTGGTCATTGGCCTGCACTGGGGGGAGAGCTGGTAA
- a CDS encoding PKD domain-containing protein, with protein MIHMRRITVTILALLAIVALLVPLSTASAGKGYTIDASAGIGGTITPSGTIKVGSGGSQSFTIAADTGYRIVDVLVDGGSVGAQSSYTFSDVQADHTIAASFVAPYIYFANPSALPGVEFGMNLYDFAPNASGVVWFDTDGDGIRDAAEPQSTVTVNLAGSGSPWPHLSTPADAEPGVYSVYADVPEGEAVEASAGFTVRGMILSPASGTSGTVIAITGLGFATDRTGTVWFDSDGDSAIDADEPQVAASTDSGGTLSPVSLTVPAVAGGSYYVRADVPTGGFVPDVSAAFVVLGAPVAAFTSDVQSGTAPLTVQFTDQSTGDPASWAWDFENDGTPDSTDQNPTYTYASAGTFTVKLTATNAVGSDDEIKPDYINVTTLGPKTWYVDDSGGADFMTIQAAVTAASGGDTIIVRDGTYNENVVVDKNLAIQSESGAASTTVTAVVSTAPVFDVNASGVVIDGFSVLGPTDTHVAGIELVDVNDCTIRNNDCSGGLYNGIHLGGAATNNIITKNYCHGNTQRGISVRDTAHGNFISENTVEDNGDAGFCIKDETHDNIIWLNNVIGNRVEMLTANTYNSLTPLAYGYNGGTYTGYLGNYYYDYTGSDADGNGVGDTLYSFGTYSDNYPLMGEWHDGEISVSVVAPTAAFTASPTSGTAPLAVSFSDQSTGTAPLTYAWDFDNDGVVDSTDQNPSHVYSAVGTYTVKLTVTNAASSDDEVKTDYITVNSAPVAPTAAFIASPTSGTAPLAVSFSDQSTGTAPLTYAWDFDNDGVVDSTDQNPSHVYSAVGTYTVKLTVANAGGSDDEIKTGFITVTMSSTPAWDLNGDHTCNIGDVVVIGLRWGDTGTPGWIPEDLNNDGAINIGDVVVIGLHWGESW; from the coding sequence ATGATACACATGAGGCGAATCACCGTCACTATTCTTGCCCTGTTGGCAATCGTTGCCTTGCTGGTTCCCCTTTCGACGGCATCAGCCGGGAAAGGCTATACCATTGACGCCAGCGCCGGCATCGGAGGAACGATTACCCCTTCAGGGACTATAAAAGTAGGCAGCGGGGGCAGTCAGTCCTTCACGATTGCCGCGGATACTGGATACCGGATTGTGGACGTACTCGTGGATGGCGGCTCGGTAGGGGCGCAGAGCAGCTACACCTTCAGCGATGTCCAGGCCGATCACACCATTGCGGCCAGTTTCGTTGCCCCGTATATCTACTTTGCCAACCCGTCGGCTCTTCCTGGAGTGGAATTCGGCATGAATCTGTACGATTTTGCCCCGAATGCTAGTGGAGTAGTCTGGTTTGATACGGATGGGGATGGCATCCGTGATGCGGCGGAACCGCAGTCGACCGTGACTGTGAACCTGGCGGGCAGCGGGAGCCCGTGGCCTCATCTATCGACTCCGGCGGACGCTGAGCCCGGCGTATATTCTGTGTACGCTGATGTTCCGGAAGGTGAAGCGGTGGAAGCATCGGCTGGCTTCACCGTCAGGGGCATGATATTGAGCCCTGCCTCGGGGACATCGGGAACAGTCATAGCTATCACGGGGCTTGGCTTCGCGACCGACAGAACCGGGACGGTCTGGTTCGATAGCGACGGCGACTCGGCGATCGATGCCGATGAGCCTCAGGTTGCGGCCAGCACTGACTCTGGTGGCACCCTCTCTCCCGTGTCTCTCACTGTCCCGGCCGTGGCTGGTGGCAGTTACTATGTGCGGGCAGACGTTCCCACGGGCGGTTTCGTTCCTGACGTATCGGCCGCCTTCGTGGTTCTTGGAGCGCCTGTCGCTGCCTTCACCTCGGATGTGCAGTCGGGCACTGCTCCGCTGACCGTCCAGTTCACCGACCAGTCCACCGGGGATCCAGCATCGTGGGCGTGGGACTTCGAAAATGACGGCACGCCGGATTCTACCGACCAGAACCCGACTTACACGTACGCTTCCGCTGGTACGTTTACCGTGAAACTAACGGCGACCAATGCTGTCGGCAGCGACGATGAGATAAAGCCCGACTATATTAACGTAACTACACTAGGTCCGAAAACATGGTATGTTGACGACTCCGGTGGCGCCGACTTCATGACCATACAGGCGGCCGTGACGGCAGCCAGTGGCGGGGACACCATCATTGTCAGGGACGGCACCTATAACGAGAACGTCGTAGTTGACAAGAACCTGGCCATCCAGTCGGAAAGCGGTGCTGCCTCGACCACGGTCACGGCGGTGGTTTCCACCGCGCCGGTGTTTGATGTGAATGCTAGCGGCGTGGTGATTGACGGATTTTCAGTTCTGGGTCCAACCGACACTCACGTTGCCGGTATCGAGCTTGTAGACGTAAACGATTGCACGATACGGAATAATGACTGCTCCGGAGGACTCTACAACGGCATTCACCTTGGTGGTGCAGCAACGAATAATATCATCACCAAGAACTACTGCCACGGCAATACCCAGCGCGGCATCAGTGTCCGGGACACTGCCCACGGCAACTTTATCTCAGAGAACACGGTCGAAGACAATGGCGATGCGGGTTTCTGCATCAAGGACGAGACTCACGATAACATCATCTGGCTCAACAACGTTATCGGCAATCGGGTGGAGATGCTGACGGCCAACACATACAATTCACTGACTCCGCTTGCCTACGGATACAATGGCGGCACCTACACCGGTTACCTTGGCAACTACTACTATGATTACACTGGCAGCGATGCCGATGGAAACGGCGTTGGTGACACTCTTTACAGCTTCGGCACATACAGCGACAACTACCCCTTGATGGGCGAATGGCATGACGGTGAGATCTCCGTCTCGGTAGTTGCTCCGACGGCGGCCTTCACAGCCAGCCCGACCAGCGGCACGGCTCCTCTTGCCGTTAGCTTCAGTGACCAGTCAACGGGCACAGCTCCATTAACTTATGCTTGGGACTTCGATAACGACGGTGTGGTCGACTCTACTGATCAGAATCCATCTCATGTCTACAGTGCTGTCGGCACCTACACGGTCAAACTTACGGTGACCAACGCCGCTTCCAGTGACGATGAGGTGAAGACCGATTACATCACCGTCAACTCGGCACCGGTGGCCCCGACGGCGGCTTTCATTGCCAGCCCGACCAGCGGCACGGCTCCTCTTGCCGTTAGCTTCAGCGACCAGTCAACGGGCACAGCTCCATTAACTTATGCTTGGGACTTCGATAACGACGGTGTGGTCGACTCTACTGATCAGAATCCATCTCATGTCTATAGTGCTGTCGGCACCTACACGGTCAAGCTCACAGTGGCCAATGCCGGCGGCAGTGATGACGAGATAAAGACCGGCTTTATCACGGTGACAATGTCTTCTACTCCGGCGTGGGACCTGAATGGCGACCACACCTGCAACATCGGGGATGTGGTGGTGATCGGTCTGCGCTGGGGCGATACCGGAACGCCCGGCTGGATCCCTGAAGACCTGAACAACGATGGCGCTATCAATATTGGCGACGTGGTGGTTATTGGCCTGCACTGGGGGGAGAGCTGGTGA